One Aneurinibacillus migulanus genomic region harbors:
- a CDS encoding sulfurtransferase TusA family protein, whose protein sequence is MSETILHNEEETVLDALGEVCPYPLLKVQMAMEGVKSGGILRVHFDCGKATETIPEWAKEDGHEQLSLEEHGDQWTIRLRKKAE, encoded by the coding sequence ATGAGTGAAACAATATTGCATAATGAAGAAGAAACAGTTTTAGACGCCCTTGGTGAGGTGTGTCCCTATCCTCTGTTAAAAGTACAAATGGCAATGGAGGGAGTAAAGTCGGGCGGAATCCTACGCGTCCATTTTGATTGTGGGAAAGCCACAGAAACCATCCCTGAGTGGGCAAAAGAGGATGGACATGAACAACTCTCATTAGAAGAACACGGGGATCAGTGGACCATCCGCCTGCGGAAAAAAGCAGAATAG
- a CDS encoding DsrE family protein yields MAKSVAVIIEHSPMNTHRTSEGLRMSVGLVLGKHDVQVLLFGEAAPAALPTTPALVSAHELQKHIKALVMLKRRVIAEAEALNTLGLTESELLKGVERMSRTEMIRLVREADAVFRY; encoded by the coding sequence TTGGCTAAGTCAGTAGCGGTTATAATAGAACATTCACCAATGAATACCCATCGTACATCGGAAGGGCTGCGTATGTCGGTTGGTCTCGTACTGGGAAAACATGACGTACAGGTGCTGCTTTTCGGTGAAGCGGCCCCCGCCGCCTTGCCAACTACACCCGCGCTGGTCAGTGCGCACGAATTACAAAAGCATATCAAGGCGCTCGTCATGCTGAAGCGTCGGGTTATTGCAGAGGCAGAAGCACTGAATACACTCGGTTTGACGGAATCTGAACTGCTCAAAGGCGTAGAACGGATGTCGCGTACTGAAATGATTCGTCTTGTACGCGAGGCGGATGCGGTATTTCGCTATTAG
- a CDS encoding DsrE family protein, protein MHIGIMITAAPGSASLFTAERLIRAVLARQWNISLFFMDNGVQAMNRFLPLLTDGQPPSSENRLQCIVCAHNCEERGIQISSEIKAGSQADWARIVNEAERVMVFG, encoded by the coding sequence ATGCACATTGGCATCATGATTACTGCGGCTCCGGGTTCCGCTTCCTTGTTTACGGCCGAACGTTTGATTCGCGCCGTACTCGCAAGGCAATGGAACATTTCTTTGTTTTTCATGGATAACGGAGTACAGGCAATGAATCGCTTCTTACCTCTGCTTACTGACGGTCAGCCACCCAGCTCTGAAAACAGACTGCAATGTATTGTATGTGCCCATAACTGCGAAGAGAGGGGCATCCAGATTTCATCGGAGATAAAGGCCGGGAGTCAAGCTGACTGGGCCCGTATCGTGAATGAAGCGGAAAGGGTGATGGTATTTGGCTAA
- a CDS encoding sulfurtransferase TusA family protein, with the protein MNQNIKIARTLDLQGEACPYPPIYTIEELNDMEPGEVLEVIVDHPPSLTNVPEEVVRNGHTVLGEPVRNGAVFHLYFQVAEK; encoded by the coding sequence ATGAATCAGAATATCAAAATTGCTCGTACACTTGATTTACAAGGGGAGGCGTGCCCTTATCCGCCGATTTATACAATCGAGGAATTGAACGATATGGAGCCGGGTGAAGTATTGGAAGTCATCGTTGACCATCCGCCATCCCTTACGAACGTTCCTGAAGAAGTTGTACGCAACGGCCATACTGTGCTTGGTGAACCTGTGCGTAATGGGGCAGTTTTCCATCTTTATTTTCAGGTAGCTGAAAAATAA
- the yedE gene encoding selenium metabolism membrane protein YedE/FdhT yields the protein MAVNLEDLRRGVTLTPSSSSLAEEEVTFKGKMKALYRKVCVNYWPYWTAVLTAAILNVFWFALSGGAWGVTTEFTRWGGHLLALFGIDVSNWLYFEQIKMRDMPWDRGSGWLIFGMLGGALMTAFLSNNFKIRVPQQKSRLVQAFIGGILTGFGARLAMGCNLGSFFSAIPQFSLHGWIFMLGMFPGTYLGTKIALHPLIMGKPKRKKRGKTGANFGQVSPRVQTVLGIAVAIAIVLGSVYYFSFDKSKLAFALLFGAAFGICIQRGRICFTSAFRELWITKQGALGRALALSMIVSTIGFAILMSLGVEAKAEPASLGVFIGAIIFGIGIVLAGGCETGWMYRSMEGYVQLWFAGLGTIVGATLLAWSWDRAGLYQLLVAPYSEVNLVESWGWSGAIFGTVALLVTWYLFITWWESRDSQKKLTK from the coding sequence ATGGCAGTCAATCTTGAAGATTTGCGGAGAGGAGTGACACTTACGCCTTCCTCCTCTTCTTTAGCCGAAGAAGAGGTTACGTTTAAAGGCAAAATGAAGGCTCTTTACCGCAAAGTATGTGTGAACTATTGGCCCTATTGGACAGCGGTACTCACAGCAGCAATACTCAATGTTTTCTGGTTTGCACTTTCAGGTGGAGCCTGGGGGGTAACCACAGAATTTACGCGTTGGGGTGGTCACCTGCTTGCGCTATTTGGTATAGACGTTAGTAATTGGTTGTACTTTGAACAAATTAAAATGAGAGATATGCCGTGGGATCGAGGCTCTGGATGGCTTATTTTCGGTATGCTGGGCGGTGCATTGATGACTGCGTTTTTAAGTAATAATTTCAAGATACGCGTTCCACAGCAGAAAAGCCGTCTTGTACAGGCGTTTATCGGAGGCATACTGACTGGATTCGGCGCTCGTCTGGCTATGGGGTGTAATCTCGGTTCATTCTTCAGTGCAATACCACAATTCTCACTGCACGGATGGATTTTTATGCTAGGCATGTTCCCAGGTACGTATTTGGGAACAAAAATCGCTCTTCACCCGCTTATTATGGGGAAACCGAAGCGCAAAAAACGAGGAAAGACCGGAGCGAACTTTGGTCAGGTAAGCCCACGTGTACAGACGGTGCTCGGTATCGCTGTAGCGATAGCCATCGTGCTTGGAAGCGTGTATTATTTTAGCTTTGATAAAAGTAAATTAGCTTTTGCCCTTTTGTTTGGCGCCGCTTTTGGGATTTGCATTCAGCGTGGTCGCATTTGTTTTACATCCGCGTTTCGTGAATTGTGGATTACGAAGCAGGGAGCCTTAGGACGTGCCTTAGCTCTAAGTATGATTGTATCAACTATCGGCTTTGCTATTTTAATGTCACTTGGCGTGGAAGCGAAAGCGGAGCCTGCTAGTCTTGGTGTATTCATCGGAGCCATTATTTTCGGTATCGGCATCGTGCTGGCTGGCGGTTGTGAGACAGGCTGGATGTACCGCTCTATGGAAGGCTATGTCCAACTATGGTTTGCTGGTCTCGGAACCATCGTAGGCGCTACATTGTTGGCCTGGTCATGGGACCGTGCTGGTCTTTATCAATTACTTGTTGCTCCTTATTCAGAAGTCAATTTGGTTGAAAGTTGGGGATGGAGTGGGGCTATCTTTGGTACCGTTGCTCTGCTTGTAACCTGGTATCTATTCATCACTTGGTGGGAAAGCCGAGATTCTCAGAAAAAGCTTACCAAATAA
- a CDS encoding AbrB/MazE/SpoVT family DNA-binding domain-containing protein, with the protein MNETGIVRELDILGRIVFPMEVRKKLGIHHGDGMEIFVDGKQIILQKYTPGCIFCNSMEGISEYKGKKICTSCFAEMKNK; encoded by the coding sequence ATGAATGAAACAGGTATTGTCCGCGAATTAGACATTCTCGGAAGAATCGTATTTCCAATGGAGGTAAGAAAAAAATTGGGCATACATCACGGAGATGGCATGGAAATCTTTGTAGATGGTAAACAAATTATTCTACAGAAGTATACTCCTGGATGCATTTTCTGTAATTCTATGGAAGGTATTTCTGAATATAAAGGCAAAAAAATCTGCACTTCTTGCTTTGCAGAAATGAAAAATAAATAA
- a CDS encoding MFS transporter, with protein MDEKKTWDLISIASIPLVMTLGNSMLIPVLPIMEKKLAISPLQASMVITVYSVVAILFIPIAGFLSDRMGRKVIIIPSLIIAGLGGLLSGWAAWKMSHPYFMILAGRLLQGIGAAGAFPIVMPLIGDMFQRKSEVSAGLGFIETSNTFGKVLSPVLGAVLASLLWYIPFFSTPVFCLISALLVAFFVKTPKEKKAPKDFKSFKASIAWIFQTEGRWLYAIFSIGCISMFVLFGVLFHLSSVLENQYKIEGVMKGMILAIPLAALCITSYITGKAIGESKIVMKWIAFSGMLLLSGSILWISFSNGIYLLIFALSLSGIGIGGALPSLDALITQGFGKEERGTITSLYNSARFIGVALGPPVFAFLIKFSHKTLFFSVAGACIAAAILSLFAIKPPGKPPTKGTIFSTSVSKKERAR; from the coding sequence ATGGATGAAAAAAAAACGTGGGATTTGATTTCAATTGCATCCATTCCCCTTGTCATGACATTGGGGAATTCGATGCTTATTCCCGTCCTGCCTATTATGGAGAAAAAACTGGCGATTTCTCCGTTGCAGGCCAGCATGGTTATTACCGTTTATTCTGTAGTAGCTATCCTTTTTATTCCAATAGCTGGATTTCTCTCCGACAGGATGGGACGAAAAGTAATTATTATTCCCAGTTTAATCATTGCTGGCCTGGGAGGCCTTTTGTCGGGATGGGCAGCTTGGAAAATGTCCCATCCCTATTTTATGATTTTGGCAGGCCGTTTACTACAGGGGATAGGCGCGGCAGGTGCTTTTCCTATCGTTATGCCCCTTATCGGGGATATGTTTCAAAGAAAAAGCGAGGTAAGTGCAGGGCTGGGGTTTATTGAAACCTCCAATACGTTCGGTAAGGTATTAAGTCCGGTTTTAGGAGCTGTCTTAGCATCCCTTCTATGGTATATTCCTTTTTTTTCTACACCTGTTTTTTGTTTGATTTCTGCATTGCTTGTAGCTTTTTTTGTGAAAACGCCGAAGGAAAAAAAAGCACCTAAGGATTTCAAATCTTTCAAAGCCTCTATTGCATGGATTTTTCAGACAGAAGGACGCTGGCTGTATGCGATTTTTTCCATCGGCTGTATTTCCATGTTTGTTTTGTTTGGCGTTCTTTTTCACCTATCGTCTGTACTAGAAAATCAGTACAAAATTGAAGGAGTAATGAAGGGCATGATTCTGGCCATTCCTTTAGCAGCGCTATGTATTACGTCTTACATTACGGGTAAAGCGATCGGTGAGAGTAAAATAGTAATGAAATGGATTGCGTTTTCAGGGATGTTGCTTTTATCGGGAAGTATACTTTGGATAAGCTTCTCGAATGGTATCTATCTCCTTATTTTTGCGCTTTCTTTAAGCGGGATTGGAATTGGCGGAGCACTACCTAGCCTTGATGCTTTAATTACACAAGGATTTGGGAAAGAAGAACGCGGAACCATTACTTCTTTATATAACAGTGCACGATTCATCGGTGTAGCACTTGGACCTCCCGTCTTTGCTTTTTTGATAAAGTTCTCCCATAAGACATTATTTTTTTCAGTTGCTGGAGCGTGTATAGCTGCCGCGATTCTTTCATTGTTTGCGATTAAGCCTCCGGGCAAGCCACCTACAAAGGGAACGATTTTCTCAACCTCGGTGTCGAAAAAAGAACGAGCTAGATAA